The following coding sequences are from one Virgibacillus necropolis window:
- a CDS encoding bifunctional 4-hydroxy-2-oxoglutarate aldolase/2-dehydro-3-deoxy-phosphogluconate aldolase codes for MVDTFQRIKEHKLVAVIRGAKGEEVLSIARALHKGGIYILEITADTPKVDVLIRNLNQEFGDQMIVGAGTVLDPETARTAIMAGARFIFSPTVNVETIRLTKRYGVVSIPGALTPTEILTAYEHGADLIKVFPAGIMGPSYLKDIHGPLPHIPLMPTGGVDLSNVRQYFENGAVAAGLGSALVNTKQLINPDALKGITEKAQQFVEAIKDV; via the coding sequence ATGGTAGATACATTTCAGCGAATAAAGGAACACAAGTTGGTCGCCGTCATACGTGGTGCAAAAGGTGAAGAGGTTTTATCTATTGCACGTGCACTTCATAAAGGCGGGATATATATTTTAGAAATTACAGCAGATACGCCGAAAGTGGACGTTTTAATTAGAAATCTAAACCAGGAATTTGGCGATCAAATGATTGTTGGTGCTGGTACCGTACTTGATCCAGAAACGGCTAGAACGGCGATCATGGCAGGTGCCCGATTTATTTTTTCACCAACTGTTAACGTTGAAACGATTCGATTAACGAAACGCTATGGTGTTGTAAGTATTCCCGGTGCCTTAACTCCAACAGAAATTTTAACTGCTTATGAACATGGAGCAGACCTAATTAAGGTTTTTCCTGCTGGTATTATGGGCCCAAGTTATCTAAAGGATATCCATGGACCTTTACCTCACATTCCTTTGATGCCGACAGGTGGCGTTGATTTGTCCAACGTAAGGCAATATTTCGAAAATGGAGCTGTTGCTGCCGGTCTTGGTAGTGCGCTCGTTAACACAAAACAATTAATCAATCCAGATGCATTAAAAGGAATCACTGAAAAAGCACAACAGTTTGTAGAAGCGATAAAGGATGTGTAA
- a CDS encoding pyroglutamyl-peptidase I, which produces MKKLLLTGFEPFLDFPVNPTAKIVEELDGSTLNGYEIVSKVLTVDFSKSGKQLLDEIKNVQPDALISLGLAGGRYKVTPERIAINCNDGESDNKGHVPNGEAIFENGQDGLFSTLPLDKMVERLVRSGLPAEISNTAGTYLCNNVMYHGLYHFQKENLSVPSGFIHIPASHDLALKHKGIPSWSNDDLIKAVRTCIECL; this is translated from the coding sequence TTGAAAAAGTTATTATTAACAGGATTCGAACCGTTTTTAGACTTTCCAGTAAATCCCACAGCAAAAATAGTAGAAGAATTAGATGGTTCTACGCTAAACGGTTATGAAATCGTGAGTAAGGTATTAACCGTAGACTTTTCAAAAAGCGGGAAGCAATTACTTGATGAAATAAAGAATGTACAACCAGATGCCTTGATCTCCTTAGGATTAGCGGGTGGTCGCTATAAGGTCACACCTGAAAGGATTGCTATTAACTGTAATGATGGGGAATCAGACAATAAAGGTCATGTACCAAACGGAGAAGCAATTTTTGAGAACGGACAAGATGGTTTATTCTCCACGCTGCCGTTAGACAAGATGGTGGAAAGATTAGTGAGGTCAGGTTTGCCAGCAGAGATATCAAACACCGCTGGAACGTACCTATGTAATAATGTCATGTATCACGGATTATATCATTTCCAAAAAGAAAATCTTTCAGTTCCATCAGGTTTTATCCATATCCCAGCTTCACATGATCTCGCTTTAAAACATAAAGGTATTCCTAGCTGGTCTAATGATGATTTGATAAAGGCAGTTCGAACATGCATCGAATGTTTGTGA
- a CDS encoding GntP family permease, with the protein MSTIGLILLAVFGVALLLFLVIRMNLQAFLALIVVSYIIGLMAGMSPAEIFEAVQAGMGGTVGEIAVIIGIGAMFGEILKASGGAERLALTLMNKFGEKNVNWALVLTGFIISIPVFLDVAFVILVPILYSLAQKTGKSLLHFGIPLLAGLAVTHSFVPPTPGPIAVASLLGANLGWVILFGLIAGIPAAIIAGPIFGTYIGKKIHVEVPKLMMQNMAEEARGKQYDKELPSFGMIASLILLPLFLILLNTFAGVMLAEDSTLRTIVTFIGNPGVALTITALLTFYLLGTRRGYSKEEIQEIATKSLEPAGIIILITGAGGVFGQVLVETGIGDVLANSMADLNIPVLVFAFLVAAAIRIAQGSATVAMITAASLITPVIGTLGIEGPMLALLVISIASGATIASHVNDSGFWMVSRFFGMSEKDTLKSWTVMETIIALVGFGMTLIMSIFI; encoded by the coding sequence ATGTCTACAATAGGGTTAATTTTACTTGCCGTTTTCGGTGTCGCGTTATTGTTATTTCTTGTTATACGAATGAATCTTCAGGCGTTTCTTGCATTAATTGTCGTCAGTTATATTATTGGCCTAATGGCGGGAATGAGCCCAGCGGAAATTTTTGAAGCCGTGCAGGCTGGTATGGGTGGAACAGTAGGTGAGATCGCTGTCATCATCGGTATCGGTGCCATGTTTGGCGAGATACTGAAGGCTTCTGGAGGTGCCGAGCGATTGGCACTTACGCTAATGAACAAGTTTGGCGAAAAAAATGTAAACTGGGCGCTTGTTTTAACCGGTTTTATTATTTCTATTCCTGTGTTTCTTGATGTTGCTTTTGTTATATTAGTGCCGATTTTATATAGCCTGGCACAAAAAACAGGAAAGTCATTGCTTCATTTCGGTATTCCGTTACTAGCTGGTTTAGCGGTCACACATAGTTTCGTGCCACCGACACCTGGACCGATCGCTGTTGCTTCATTACTAGGTGCCAACCTCGGTTGGGTTATTTTGTTTGGTCTAATTGCTGGAATTCCTGCTGCTATTATTGCTGGTCCAATTTTTGGTACGTATATTGGTAAAAAGATCCATGTTGAAGTCCCGAAATTAATGATGCAAAACATGGCGGAAGAAGCGAGAGGGAAGCAATATGATAAAGAACTGCCTAGTTTTGGCATGATTGCATCCCTTATTTTACTGCCTCTATTTCTTATTTTATTAAACACATTTGCGGGTGTAATGCTTGCTGAGGATAGTACACTGAGAACAATTGTTACATTTATCGGTAACCCTGGAGTCGCATTAACGATTACTGCACTGTTAACCTTTTATTTGCTGGGCACACGACGCGGTTATTCTAAAGAAGAGATTCAGGAAATCGCAACGAAATCGCTTGAGCCTGCAGGTATTATCATTTTGATTACTGGTGCGGGTGGAGTTTTCGGCCAAGTGTTGGTTGAAACTGGAATCGGGGATGTGTTGGCTAATTCGATGGCCGATCTAAACATACCAGTCCTCGTGTTTGCTTTCCTTGTTGCTGCAGCAATTCGTATTGCACAAGGTTCAGCCACGGTTGCGATGATTACTGCGGCCAGTTTAATCACACCGGTAATCGGTACGCTTGGTATCGAGGGTCCGATGCTTGCGTTACTTGTTATCTCCATTGCTTCAGGGGCAACCATTGCGTCTCATGTTAATGATTCAGGTTTTTGGATGGTTAGCCGTTTCTTCGGAATGTCTGAGAAAGATACACTGAAATCCTGGACAGTTATGGAAACGATCATTGCTTTGGTCGGTTTTGGGATGACGCTGATTATGAGTATATTTATCTAG
- the dgoD gene encoding galactonate dehydratase, protein MKITDFKLYKVPPRWLFLKIETDEGVIGWGEPVIEGRAHTVEACVTELMDYLIGKDPRNIEDHFQVLYRGGFYRGGPILMSAISGIEQALWDIKGKYYNMPVYEMLGGAVRDTIQVYSWIGGDRPQDVGAAAKEKANAGFTAIKMNGTEEMNYIDSYTKVDAAVNRVAAIRDAVGNDFGIGIDFHGRVHKAMAKILVKELEPFRPMFIEEPVLVENLEAFREIANHTTTPIATGERNYTRWGFKQMLMDGVVDIIQPDLSHAGGILEAKKIAAMAETFDVAVAPHAPLGPINLAASLQLDACTPNCIIQEQSLGIHYNKGSDLLDYLVDKAVFEYESGSVKMPKGAGLGIEINEDRIKEATKVSHQWKNPIWRNKDGTVAEW, encoded by the coding sequence ATGAAAATTACCGATTTTAAACTTTATAAAGTACCACCGCGCTGGTTATTTTTGAAAATCGAAACAGATGAAGGAGTCATTGGTTGGGGTGAGCCGGTTATTGAAGGGCGCGCGCACACGGTGGAAGCATGTGTTACGGAATTGATGGATTACTTAATCGGCAAGGACCCACGAAATATTGAAGATCATTTTCAAGTCTTGTATCGTGGTGGATTTTATCGTGGAGGCCCAATTTTAATGAGCGCAATTTCCGGAATTGAGCAAGCGCTTTGGGATATTAAAGGGAAATATTACAATATGCCCGTTTATGAGATGCTTGGCGGTGCAGTTCGGGACACTATTCAGGTTTATTCATGGATTGGCGGTGATCGTCCACAAGATGTCGGCGCAGCTGCAAAGGAAAAGGCCAATGCTGGTTTTACAGCGATCAAGATGAACGGGACCGAGGAAATGAATTACATCGACAGCTACACAAAGGTGGATGCTGCTGTTAATCGGGTCGCAGCTATTCGGGATGCTGTTGGCAATGATTTTGGCATTGGCATTGATTTTCATGGCCGTGTACACAAAGCGATGGCTAAGATTCTTGTGAAAGAGCTTGAACCTTTCCGGCCAATGTTTATTGAAGAGCCTGTCCTTGTTGAAAACCTTGAGGCATTCAGGGAAATCGCCAATCACACGACAACACCGATTGCTACAGGTGAACGTAACTATACACGCTGGGGTTTCAAACAAATGTTGATGGACGGCGTCGTTGATATTATTCAGCCTGATCTGTCTCACGCTGGCGGTATCCTGGAGGCGAAAAAAATCGCGGCGATGGCTGAAACGTTTGATGTAGCGGTTGCGCCACACGCACCACTTGGGCCTATTAATCTAGCAGCTTCACTCCAGCTTGATGCGTGTACACCAAACTGCATTATTCAGGAGCAAAGTCTTGGTATTCATTACAACAAAGGCAGTGATTTATTAGATTACCTTGTTGACAAAGCGGTATTCGAATACGAATCAGGTTCAGTTAAAATGCCGAAAGGAGCTGGTCTTGGCATCGAAATAAACGAAGATCGTATCAAGGAAGCAACAAAAGTTAGTCACCAATGGAAAAATCCTATCTGGCGGAACAAGGACGGTACAGTAGCGGAATGGTAA
- the gntK gene encoding gluconokinase, with product MKQQSFYLGVDIGTTSTKAILYTKKGEVVASHTINYPLHTPNPLVAEQNPDEIVDAVVGTIRETIRKSDMSNYQLNFISFSSAMHSLIAVNEEGELLTNSITWADTRSAEYAKEIKEKHNGHAIYLRTGTPIHAMSPLAKLVWLKAEKLAIFEKATKFISIKEYVFYKLFGKYVIDYSIASATGLFNLQSLDWDTEALQLAGITPQHLSEIVPTTYKMTGIKEEYQSYMGIDRNVPFVIGASDGVLSNLGVNAIDPGVVAVTIGTSGAIRTVYNEPKTDPKGRIFCYALTENHWVIGGPVNNGGIVLRWLRDEFAAAEVETAKRLDIDPYNVLTKIADGVNPGSDGLIFHPYMTGERAPLWNANARGSFFGLSIHHKKQHMIRSVLEGTIYNLYTVLLALEELTGEPKRIQATGGFARSEMWRQLMADIFDKPVIVPESFESSSLGAVVLGMYAMGEIDDFSIVSKMVGNTNTHHPVEETTAVYRELLPIYIRLSRILNEEYENIAAFQRKYLGEAKK from the coding sequence ATGAAGCAGCAATCATTCTATTTAGGGGTAGATATTGGGACAACTAGCACAAAAGCTATTTTATATACAAAAAAAGGTGAAGTTGTAGCATCTCACACAATAAACTACCCATTACATACCCCAAATCCATTAGTCGCCGAACAAAACCCAGATGAAATAGTTGATGCAGTTGTCGGAACGATTAGAGAAACAATTCGAAAAAGTGACATGTCAAACTATCAACTAAACTTTATCTCATTTAGCTCAGCTATGCACAGCCTTATAGCAGTGAATGAAGAAGGAGAATTGTTAACGAACAGTATTACCTGGGCTGACACAAGAAGTGCAGAATACGCCAAAGAAATCAAAGAAAAACATAATGGGCATGCGATCTATCTGCGAACTGGGACACCAATACATGCAATGTCACCGCTAGCAAAGCTAGTTTGGTTAAAAGCAGAAAAACTAGCAATCTTTGAAAAAGCAACTAAATTCATTTCGATAAAAGAGTACGTATTCTATAAGCTTTTCGGTAAATATGTAATCGATTATTCGATTGCTTCTGCAACAGGTCTGTTTAATTTACAATCGCTTGATTGGGATACAGAAGCATTACAACTTGCGGGGATAACCCCTCAGCATTTATCGGAAATTGTTCCTACAACGTATAAAATGACTGGGATTAAAGAAGAATACCAGTCGTATATGGGGATTGATCGTAATGTGCCCTTTGTTATCGGTGCTAGTGATGGTGTTCTCTCTAATTTAGGTGTTAACGCAATCGACCCAGGTGTAGTTGCTGTAACAATCGGGACTAGTGGGGCTATTCGTACCGTTTACAACGAACCAAAAACAGACCCAAAGGGACGGATATTTTGTTATGCCTTAACCGAAAATCATTGGGTTATTGGTGGGCCAGTGAATAATGGCGGGATTGTTTTGCGTTGGCTACGTGACGAATTTGCTGCTGCTGAAGTTGAAACTGCCAAACGACTGGACATTGATCCGTATAATGTTTTGACAAAAATAGCTGATGGTGTAAATCCAGGCTCCGATGGCTTAATTTTTCATCCATATATGACTGGGGAACGTGCCCCATTATGGAATGCCAATGCACGGGGATCATTTTTTGGTCTAAGCATTCATCATAAAAAACAACACATGATTAGGTCAGTTTTAGAAGGAACTATTTACAACCTATATACCGTTTTGCTAGCACTTGAAGAATTAACGGGGGAACCAAAACGCATCCAAGCAACTGGTGGTTTTGCGCGCTCGGAAATGTGGCGCCAGTTAATGGCAGATATTTTTGATAAACCAGTTATCGTCCCAGAAAGCTTTGAAAGCTCATCTTTAGGCGCTGTAGTACTAGGAATGTATGCAATGGGGGAAATAGATGATTTCAGTATCGTTTCGAAAATGGTTGGAAATACAAATACGCATCACCCCGTTGAGGAAACGACAGCTGTTTATCGTGAACTTTTGCCCATTTACATTCGATTGTCGCGAATACTTAATGAAGAATATGAGAATATTGCAGCGTTTCAACGAAAATATTTAGGTGAAGCTAAAAAATAA
- the gnd gene encoding phosphogluconate dehydrogenase (NAD(+)-dependent, decarboxylating), translated as MKLGIIGLGKMGLNLALNLNDHNHEIIGYDNKSVNIDDKKLQIKASIADFVQELPRPRKIWLMVPAGEITGSVINELTHHLTEGDMIIDGGNSNYKDTVKRAESLMEKRIYFFDCGTSGGTEGARNGACTMVGGDAEKFKEIEPLFKDLSVENGYLYTGKSGSGHFLKMVHNGIEYGMMQSIAEGFEILNKSDFNYDYEKVAKVWNHGSVIRSWLIELIENAFSKDAKLDELRGVMNSSGEGKWTVESALDFQVAAPVIALSLMMRYRSQEDDTFSGKVVAALRNEFGGHEVVNK; from the coding sequence ATGAAATTAGGTATTATTGGCCTTGGTAAAATGGGGCTGAATTTAGCATTAAACTTAAACGATCACAATCATGAAATTATCGGGTATGATAACAAATCAGTAAACATTGATGATAAAAAATTACAAATTAAAGCGTCTATAGCAGATTTTGTGCAGGAGCTTCCTAGACCAAGAAAAATTTGGTTAATGGTCCCTGCTGGTGAGATTACAGGATCAGTTATCAATGAGCTAACTCATCATTTAACAGAAGGTGACATGATTATTGATGGCGGGAACTCTAATTATAAGGACACCGTAAAACGTGCTGAATCTCTTATGGAAAAAAGAATTTATTTCTTTGATTGCGGAACAAGCGGCGGTACTGAAGGAGCAAGAAACGGTGCATGTACAATGGTTGGCGGAGATGCAGAGAAATTCAAGGAAATCGAACCTTTATTCAAAGATTTATCCGTGGAAAATGGCTATCTATACACTGGAAAATCAGGAAGCGGACATTTTTTAAAAATGGTCCATAACGGTATAGAGTATGGCATGATGCAATCAATCGCAGAAGGATTTGAAATTTTAAACAAAAGTGACTTCAATTATGACTATGAAAAGGTTGCGAAAGTTTGGAATCACGGCTCTGTTATCCGTTCTTGGCTGATTGAATTAATCGAAAACGCCTTTTCAAAGGACGCAAAGTTGGATGAATTGCGCGGTGTAATGAATTCATCTGGAGAAGGAAAATGGACGGTTGAATCAGCGCTTGACTTTCAAGTTGCAGCACCAGTTATCGCGTTATCATTAATGATGCGTTACCGTTCTCAAGAAGACGATACTTTTTCAGGTAAGGTTGTAGCAGCATTACGGAATGAATTCGGTGGACACGAAGTAGTAAATAAATAA
- the rpoN gene encoding RNA polymerase factor sigma-54 gives MELVLQQKQTLNLKMTTELRQAIQLLQYSTYELYQFIQEQQLENPLIELKEKVPDSFYTNKINKAVHTDPLDFIATNDKGMREHLIEQTQWLSINEKEKKLIHYLILNLDENGYLPLQVDVIATELCLNEKQVNKGIKLLQQLEPVGVGARNLKECLLLQVKFYYPEKAQLACVIEEYLDLLANKKWNEIASHMNITLSEVKVIHDLIQNLDPKPCTSISNSRADYLNPDIIVEQKGDGYVAYLNDAYLPEIRVSSQYTDFKTGNNELSTYIQGHFKSYQWLLSSIEQRRSTILKVVNVILRRQHNFFMNGFTELQPLTLKEVADEIEMHESTVSRATMNKVIQTPGGSFDIRKLFNSKLSSDDGNHASQAKVKLLLKDFVEKESKQKPFSDQKIAYYFKTKKGISISRRTVAKYREELKIPSSSKRKEIDLG, from the coding sequence ATGGAACTTGTACTTCAACAGAAGCAAACGCTTAATCTTAAGATGACAACCGAATTAAGACAAGCAATCCAACTATTGCAGTATTCAACGTATGAATTATATCAATTTATACAGGAACAACAATTAGAGAATCCTTTAATAGAGTTAAAAGAAAAAGTTCCCGATAGCTTTTATACAAATAAAATAAACAAGGCTGTACATACAGATCCACTTGATTTTATAGCAACTAATGATAAAGGCATGCGGGAACATTTAATTGAACAAACGCAGTGGCTTTCTATTAATGAAAAGGAGAAGAAATTAATACATTACTTGATCCTTAATTTAGATGAAAATGGATATTTACCATTACAAGTAGATGTCATTGCAACGGAGCTCTGTCTTAATGAAAAGCAAGTCAACAAAGGTATTAAGTTACTCCAACAATTAGAGCCAGTGGGAGTCGGCGCCAGAAACTTAAAGGAATGTTTATTATTACAGGTGAAATTCTATTATCCTGAGAAAGCCCAGCTTGCGTGTGTAATCGAGGAATATTTAGACCTTCTTGCAAACAAAAAGTGGAATGAGATTGCGAGCCATATGAATATAACTTTATCAGAAGTGAAGGTAATCCATGATCTTATTCAGAATCTTGATCCAAAACCATGTACGAGTATCTCGAACTCCCGTGCGGATTATTTAAATCCAGATATAATTGTAGAACAAAAAGGGGACGGGTACGTTGCCTATTTGAACGACGCTTATTTACCTGAAATTCGTGTCAGCAGCCAATACACCGATTTCAAAACAGGCAACAATGAACTATCAACCTATATCCAAGGCCACTTCAAAAGCTACCAGTGGCTACTTAGTAGTATTGAACAACGCAGGTCAACTATTTTAAAGGTCGTAAATGTTATTTTAAGAAGACAACATAACTTTTTCATGAATGGATTCACTGAACTTCAACCACTTACATTGAAGGAAGTTGCTGACGAAATCGAGATGCATGAGTCTACTGTAAGCAGGGCTACAATGAACAAGGTAATTCAAACCCCAGGAGGGTCTTTTGATATTCGCAAGTTGTTTAATTCAAAATTGTCGTCAGATGATGGTAATCACGCATCGCAGGCAAAAGTCAAACTATTGTTAAAGGATTTTGTTGAAAAAGAAAGTAAACAAAAACCATTTTCTGATCAAAAGATAGCTTATTATTTTAAAACGAAAAAAGGAATTAGCATTTCAAGAAGAACGGTTGCTAAATATCGAGAGGAATTAAAAATCCCTTCCTCAAGTAAACGGAAAGAGATCGATTTAGGGTAG
- a CDS encoding MurR/RpiR family transcriptional regulator, with protein sequence MNNRHKHGLASIRGNYGKFSDKEKKIADYILHNPQNIIHHTINQVADELNVAESTVFRFCQRIGFKGYQALKIALAADIVTPMKDIHEKINEEDSIGTVSEKIFRSNIKTIEDTMHILDGAIFEQAVEAILEAGRVEFFGNGGSALIAMDAYHKFIRSGLQVSSNLESHMQLMSASQLTDKDVAILISHSGSTKDMLDVLQILKERGVKTISITNFAKSPLTKDADISLYTVAEETDFRSEAMSSRFAQLSIVDALYTNVMIANKEKGREALQNMREAISLKRL encoded by the coding sequence ATGAATAACAGGCATAAACATGGTTTAGCAAGCATTCGAGGTAACTATGGAAAATTCAGTGACAAAGAAAAGAAAATTGCGGACTATATTTTACATAATCCCCAAAATATTATTCATCATACGATTAATCAGGTGGCAGATGAGTTAAATGTAGCCGAGTCCACCGTATTTCGTTTTTGTCAGCGAATTGGTTTTAAGGGGTATCAAGCGTTAAAAATTGCGTTAGCGGCAGATATTGTAACACCAATGAAGGATATACATGAAAAAATTAACGAAGAGGACAGTATAGGAACAGTTTCAGAAAAAATATTCCGTTCTAATATTAAAACAATTGAAGATACGATGCATATTCTGGATGGCGCTATATTTGAACAAGCTGTCGAAGCAATTTTAGAAGCGGGTAGAGTAGAATTCTTTGGAAACGGTGGTTCAGCGCTCATAGCAATGGATGCGTATCACAAATTTATCCGAAGTGGTCTTCAAGTAAGCTCTAACCTTGAATCACACATGCAGCTAATGTCAGCTTCACAATTAACGGATAAAGATGTCGCAATATTAATCTCTCATTCTGGATCAACAAAGGATATGCTGGATGTTTTGCAAATTTTAAAGGAAAGAGGAGTCAAAACGATTAGTATTACGAATTTTGCTAAATCTCCATTAACAAAAGATGCGGATATTTCGCTGTATACCGTTGCAGAAGAAACTGATTTTCGTTCAGAAGCAATGTCATCAAGGTTTGCACAGCTCAGTATTGTTGATGCGCTTTATACCAATGTAATGATTGCAAACAAAGAAAAAGGGAGAGAAGCTTTGCAAAATATGCGAGAGGCAATTTCGTTGAAACGGTTGTAG
- a CDS encoding sugar kinase — MDVVTLGETMVLFTTKTTGLMRYSGDFSTKIAGAESNVAIGLTRLGHQAGWISRLGDDEFGERILSFIRGEGIDVSQVMFDDVASTGLYFKEKLSPDEVKVKYYRNDSAASQMLAHDLDETYIASAKFLHVTGITPALSKDCYETVLTAIDYAKRNGVTVVFDPNLRRKLWTESQARKVLRELSAMADIVLPGIDEAEFVFGRSDPETLAQAFYDNGASTVIMKLGKKGAYVLSDKTSSFVEGFSVEHIVDPVGAGDGFAAGCLSGLVDGLDLIEAVRRGNAVGAMVTMADGDVEGLPDKKRLTHFMNNTHQDDVER; from the coding sequence ATGGATGTTGTTACACTCGGGGAAACGATGGTTTTGTTTACCACTAAAACGACAGGACTCATGCGGTATTCTGGTGATTTTTCAACAAAAATTGCTGGTGCTGAGTCGAATGTAGCAATTGGACTGACCAGGCTGGGTCATCAAGCTGGTTGGATTAGTCGGCTTGGAGATGATGAATTCGGCGAAAGAATCCTATCCTTCATTCGGGGTGAAGGCATCGACGTCAGCCAGGTTATGTTTGATGACGTTGCGTCGACAGGTCTTTATTTTAAGGAAAAACTGTCGCCCGATGAAGTAAAGGTGAAGTATTATCGGAATGATTCGGCGGCGAGCCAGATGTTAGCTCATGATTTAGATGAAACTTATATCGCAAGTGCAAAGTTTCTGCATGTGACAGGGATCACTCCTGCGCTTAGTAAGGACTGTTATGAAACCGTTTTAACAGCTATTGACTACGCAAAAAGAAACGGTGTGACCGTTGTTTTCGACCCTAATCTCCGGCGCAAGTTATGGACCGAGAGCCAGGCGAGAAAAGTTCTTCGTGAGTTGTCGGCGATGGCTGACATCGTTTTACCGGGGATTGATGAAGCAGAATTCGTATTCGGTAGATCGGATCCTGAAACATTGGCTCAAGCGTTTTATGATAACGGTGCATCAACGGTGATTATGAAGCTTGGAAAAAAAGGCGCTTACGTTTTATCCGATAAGACTTCAAGTTTTGTGGAAGGGTTTTCAGTTGAACATATAGTAGATCCAGTTGGAGCTGGTGATGGTTTTGCGGCAGGTTGTTTGTCGGGCTTAGTTGATGGACTTGATTTGATAGAAGCAGTCAGACGTGGCAATGCTGTTGGTGCAATGGTGACGATGGCCGATGGCGATGTCGAAGGATTACCCGACAAAAAAAGACTTACTCATTTTATGAACAATACTCATCAAGATGATGTTGAGAGATAG
- the sspO gene encoding small acid-soluble spore protein O gives MSKNKKNKINGGVSDEQAVRGNLSKKFDHEFANEPLTPAEKFNNKKTKKRQ, from the coding sequence ATGAGCAAAAATAAGAAGAATAAAATAAATGGTGGAGTTAGTGATGAACAAGCTGTAAGGGGTAACTTGTCAAAGAAATTTGATCATGAATTTGCTAATGAACCACTAACACCAGCCGAAAAGTTTAATAATAAAAAAACAAAAAAACGACAGTAA